DNA from Halobaculum sp. XH14:
ACCTCCAGTTCGTTCAGCCGTTCGAGCGAGAACCGGATCGAGCCCTCGGTGCCGTGGACCGCGATCGAGTGGTCGTTCTTGTGGCCCTGCGCGACGCGCGAGCCCTCGAACGTCCCCGTCGCGCCGTTCTCGAAGGCCACCTGCGCGGAGTAGGCGTCGTCGACCGTGACCGGTTTCATCTCGCCGGAGTCGGGCGCGGGACGCTCCTCGGTGAACGTCCGCAGGTGACCCGACAGCCGGTCGACGTCGCCGACGCGGTCGCCGACGAGGAACCGCGCGAGGTCGAGCGAGTGGGCGCCGATGTCGCCGAGCGCGCCCGACCCCGCCAGGTCGGCGTCCATCCGCCAGGCCCACGGCGCATCGGGGTCCGAGAGCCAGTCCTGGAGGTAGCGCGCGCGGACCTGCCGAATCTCGCCGAGTTCGCCGGCCTCGACGAGCCCCTTCGCGTACCTGATCGCCGGGACGAAGCGGTAGTTGAACGCGCAGCCAGCGACCGCCTCGCTGGCGTCCGCCGCGTCGCGCAGTTCCCTGGCCCCGTCCAGCGTCGGCGCGAGCGGCTTCTCACACAGGACGTGCGTGCCGGCCTCCAGCGCCGCGACCGACGGCTCGACGTGCAGGTGGTTCGGACCGAGGTTGTAGAATGCGTCCACCTCGTCGACGACGTCGCGCCAGTCGGTCGCGGTGTGCTCGAAGCCGAACCGGTCGGCGGCGTCGGCGAGCGCGTCCTGGTCCCGCCCGATCAGCGTGTGCCGGACGACGTCGGGTGCGTCCGGGAAGAACATCGGAAGCCTGGCGAGCGCGTTCGAGTGCGCCTTGCCCATGAACCGGTAGCCGAGCATGCCGACGGTGAGTGGGTCGTTCATGCGGTACCCTCGCCTCGGGTGAACCGGGTCGTGTGGTAAATATCTGTGTTCATGTGGTCACTCCGTCCAGTGTGCCTCGCCCGGCGTCGTCTCGAAGACGGCACGCCCGAGCAGGTCGACCGCCTTCTCCAGCCCCTCCCGCGAGGAGGTCAGCGAGTCCTCGTGTTCGATCGAGAGCGCGCCGTCGTAGCCGACCATCCGGAGCGTGGAGACGACGTCCTTCCAGTGTTCTTCCCCGTGGCCGTAGCCGACCGAGCGGAAGATCCAGGAGCGGTCCGCCTCCGCCAGGTAGTCCGTCGTGTCGAGGACGCCCTTCTCGCGAGCGTTCTCCTCGTACACGCGCGTGTCCTTCGCGTGAACGTGGTGGATCGCGTCCCGCTCGCCGAGCAGCCGGATGGCGGCGGTGACGTCGATGCCCTGCCAGTAGAGGTGTGAGGGGTCGAAGTTCGTGCCGATCCGGTCGGAGGTACGCTCGCGCAGTTTCAGCATCCCGTGAGGCTCGTAGACGAGCATGTTCGGGTGCATCTCGATGCCGACGTCGACGCCGTGCGCCTCGGCGTGTGCGCCGACCTCGGACCAGTACTCCTCGGCCACCTCCCACTGGTACGCCAGCGCGTCGGCGTGCTCGGTCGGCCACGGGGCAGTGATCCAGTTGGGAACCTCGTCGTTCGGCCCGCCCGCCGGCAGTCCGGAGAAACAGGTGACCGTGCCCACGTCGAGTTCGGCGGCGAGTTCGATCGCCTCGCGCAGTTCCCGGTCGGCCTCGCTCGCCGTCTCCCCGTCCGGGTGGAGCGGGTTGTTGTGGGTCGCGAGGGCGCTCACGCGGAGGTCGTGGTCGGCCAGGTCCGAACGAAGCGACTCCCTGGCCTCCCTGCTCTCGAGCAGTCTCTCGCGGTCGGCGTGTCCCTGTCCCGGGTGTCCACCGACGCCGAGTTCGACCGCGTCGACGCCGAGCCCCGACAGGTATTCGAACGCGTCAGGTCTCGACTCGGTCCCGAGTGGAACCGTCAACACTCCGATGTCCATGGTCGTGATTGTACTACGGTCCGAATAAACGCTCGGGCGGGGGCAGGAACGACGAGCAGCGCGGAACGAACTGAAAACGGGGTCGGGACCGACCGCCGGTGGGGCCGGGGCGGAACCTAGTCGACCTGTGCGGCCTCGACTGGCTCCCGCGCAGCCGGCACGTCCTCGCTGTGGAGTTGCACGGCCTGACCGGTCTCGCTCGAACGGTAGATCGCGTCGATGATGCGCTGGACGACGAGCGCCTGCTGGACCGTGTTGCGCTCGGGTGGTTCCCCGGCTTCGACCGCCCTGATGAACGCGGCCTGCTCGGCCTGGTGGGTGTCGACCTCCCGGGTGGAGACCTCCGTGTTCGTGAGGTGGTGGCTGCCGCCCGTCCCCGACTCGTAGAGGGTGAGTTCCCCGGTCTCCCGGTCGAGGTGTGCGCCGCCCTCCGTGCCGCGCACGTAGAAGTCGTTCGACGGCGGCCGGTTCGTCGCCCACGCGGCTTCGAGGCTGAGCGTCTCGTCATCGGTGCCGCGGACGAACGCGGAGACGGAGTCGTCGACGTCGAACCCGTCGGGGCCGTCGTCCTCGCCCCACATGTCGACGTAGGCGTACTCCTCCCGGTTCCCGAACTCCGACCGCGTCGTGCCCGTGACCTCCTCGACGTCCGGGAAATCGAGGAAGTGCATCGCCAGGTCGATGGCGTGGACACCGACGTCGATGAGCGCGCCCCCGCCCGAGGCCCCCTTCGACGTGAACCACGACCCTCGACCCGGGATCCCGCGCCGTCGGACGAAGTTCGCCTCGACGTGGCGGACGTCGCCGAACCGTCCCTCCTCCCGGTAGTGTGTGAGTACCTCGGCCGCGGCGGCAAAGCGGTTGTTGAACCCGACCATGCAGAACCCCTCGGCGGTCTCGGCCGCGGCGGCGATGGCCTCGGCCGAGTCGAGCGTGTGCGCGAGCGGCTTCTCGAGCAGGACGTCCAGCCCCGCTTCGAGCGCAGAGACGGCGTACTGCTCGTGGAACCGGTTCGGCGTCGTCACGAGAACGGCGTCGACCCCGTCGTACAGGTCCGACTCGTCCGCGAACGTCTCGGCCGCGAACCGTTCGGCGAACTCAGCTCTCGCGCCGGCGTCGACGTCCATCCCGCCGACGAGCGTCGCGTCCCCCTCGGTCAGGCGTTCGGCGTGATACGTTCCGATCCCCCCGAGTCCGATAATGCCGATCCTGACGCTGCGGTCCCGAGTCATAGGACCGTCCTACCTGTTCCGTTTCCATAAATCCGCCGGATGGTCGGGCGCGGCGTCCGTTGGTTGGGGATTTGTTACGGCTTGGGGTATCGGGGGCGCTTCTGTGACGCGATTTCGGACCGCTGTTCCTCGGAGAGTGAGACGTCCAGCGCGCCGAGGTCGTCACGCAACTGCGTACTGGATTTCGGCCCGATGATGGGTGCCGTGACGACGTCGCGGTCGAGCAGCCACGCGAGCGCGACCTGCGCGGGCGTGGCATCCTCCTCGGCCGCCACCGACCGGATCGCGTCGAGGACCGCCCAGTTCTCGTCCGTGAAGTAGGACCGCACCGACTCGGAGGCCGCGCCGCGCGTTCCCTCCGCGGGGCCGCTGTCCCGTTCGTACTTGCCGGTCAGGAACCCGCCGGCGAGCGGTGACCACGGGATGACGCCGAGCCCCTCTCCCTCGGCGACGCGGAGCATGTTCTCCTCCTCGTGGCGGGCGACCGCCGAGTACTCCGGCTGGATGCAGACGAACCGGCCGTAGTCCTCGACGTCGCTGGCGTAGAGCGCCTTCGTCAGCCGGTAGGCAGTCATTGTCGAGGCGCCGACGTAGCGGACGTGGCCGGATTCGATCAGGTGGTCGAGCGCGTCCAGCGTCTCCTCGATGGGGGTCGTCTCGTCCCACCGGTGGAGCTGGTAAAGGTCGACGTACTCCACGCCGAGCCGGTCCAGGCTCGCCTCGCACTGGTCGATGACGTGCTTCCGCGAGAGTCCGCCGCCGTTCGGTCCCTCGCGCATGTCGCCGTACACCTTCGTCGCCAGGACGAGTTCGTCCCGGTTCGTCGAGTCGATCGCCTCGCCGACGATCTCCTCGCTCTCGCCGGTCGAGTAGACGTTCGCGGTGTCGAGGAAGTTGATGCCCGCGTCCAGCGCCTCGTGGATGAGGTCCACGCTGGCCGCGCGGTCGTTCATCATCCACGGCTGCTCGGAGCCGAAGTTCATGCAGCCGAGACAGAGCCGGGAGACCTCCAGCCCAGTCCGGCCGAGCGTGGTGTATCGCATCTCGGTCGTGCTCGCAATTCTTGCCAGCCCACGCATAAGCGTGCGGGAACTGGTTTCGCGGTCACCCAGTCGGCGGCACGGACCGATAAGGGTGGCTGCAAGACCGACCGTGGTCGGGGTGGATTCACGATTGCTCCCGGTCAGGGTAGCTCGAAACCGTCCGAGGGCGCGTGAGCCGTTCACACGTCGACGCGGCCGGCAAAGACAATCCTTAAACGCCGCGCGGAAGATTCTCGGGACATGGCTGGAACCATCGAAGTGCTCGTCCCCGGTGGCGAGGCCAACCCGGGTCCGCCCCTCGGACCCGAGCTTGGCCCGACTCCGGTGGACGTGCAGGCGGTCGTCGGCGACATCAACGACCGGACCGCCGCGTTCGACGGCATGGAAGTGCCCGTCACCGTGGAGTACGACGACGACGGGTCGTTCACCATCGACGTCGGCGTCCCGCCGACGTCCGAACTGATCAAGGACGAGGCCGGCTTCGAGACCGGCTCGGGCGAACCCCACGAGAACTTCGTCGCCGACCTCTCGGTCGAGCAGCTGAAGAAGGTCGCCGAACAGAAGCAGTCCGACCTGCTCGCCTACGACGTGAAGAACGCGGCCAAGGAGGTCGCCGGCACCTGCGTCACGCTCGGCGTCACCATCGAGGGCGAGGACGCGCGCACCTTCAAGGAGCGCGTCGACTCGGGCGAGTACGACGACGTGCTCGGCGCCGAAGAGGCGGCGGCCTGATTTCGGACGACGTTCGACCACCTCCTTCACGTTCTCGACCCGGTAGCGGACGCGCCGTTCGCCGAGGGACTTCCCGTGAGGGTGGCACGCACGCGGTCGGCGCTTCGGAGGCCTTAAGTGTCGCTTGGCCGTCCTTCACGGTGAGACAGGCCTACGCCTGTTTCACTGACCCGTAGGAGCATTCCTGCGTACTACGGAGGTGAAAGATGGCAGATTCAATCGAGGACGCAGTATCCCAAGCGCTGGAGGACGCCCCACCTCGCAACTTCCGCGAGACCGTGGATTTGGCGATCAATCTCCGCGACTTGGATCTCAACGACCCGTCGAATCGAGTCGACGACGAGGTTGTCCTACCGAGCGGTACCGGCCAGGACACCAGAATCGTCGTCATCGCGGAGGGCGAGACCGCCCTCCGCGCGGAAGACGTCGCGGACGACGTACTGTCCGGGGACGACCTGCAGGACCTCGCAGGCGAGGAGAACGAGGCCAAGGATCTCGCCGATGAAACGGACTTCTTCATCGCCGAGGCCGACATGATGCAGGACGTCGCGTCCAACCTCGGGCGCATTCTGGGGCCGCGCGGCAAGATGCCGACGCCGCTCCAGCCCGACGACGACGTCGTCGAAACCGTCAACCGCATGAAAAACACCGTCCAGCTCCGCTCGCGCGACCGGCGCACGTTCCACACGCGCGTCGGCGCACAGGACATGTCCGCCGAGGACATCGCCAGCAACGTCGACGTCATCATCCGTCGGCTGGAGGCGGACCTCGAGAAGGGGCCGCTCAACCTGGACGGCGTCTACGTCAAGACGACGATGGGCCCGTCCGTGGAGGTGCCCGTCTGATGAGTTCGAGCGAACCGCGCAAGACGGAGACGATTCCCCAGTGGAAGCGCGAGGAGGTCGAGGAGCTCGTCGAGTTCCTCGAACGCTACTCCTCGGTCGGCGTCGTCGGCGTGACCGGCATCCCGAGCCGGCAGCTGCAGGCGATGCGCCGCGACCTCCACGGGAACGCGGAACTCCGCATGAGCCGGAACACGCTCTCGGCCCGCGCGCTCGAGGAGGTCGACGACGGCCTCGAGGAGCTCGTGGACCACGTGACCGGCGAGGTCGGACTCATCGGGACCAACGACAACCCGTTCGGGCTGTTCAAGCAGCTCGAAGCGTCGAAGACGCCCGCGCCGATCAACGCGGGCGAGGTCGCTCCGAACGACATCGTCATCCCCGAGGGCGACACCGGCGTCGACCCCGGCCCGTTCGTCGGGGAGCTCCAGCAGGCCGGCGCCGACGCGCGGATCCAGGACGGCTCCATCCAGGTGCTGTCCGACTCGACCGTGCTGGAGGAGGGCGAGGTCGTCGACGACACGCTCGCCGGCGTGCTCACGGAGCTCGGCGTCGAGCCGAAGGAGGTCGGCTTGGACCTGAAGGCCGTCTTCTCCGAGGGCGTGCTGTTCGAGCCGGACGAACTGGCCATCGACGTGGACCAGTACCGCTCGGACATCCAGTCGGCCGCCGCGGCCGGACGGAACGTCTCGGTCAACGCCGCGTACCCGACGACCCGCACGGCCGGCGCGCTGCTCGGCAAGGCAGCCGGCGAGGCGAAGTCGGTCGGGCTCCAGGCGGCCATCGAGGACGAGGAGCTCATGCCCGATCTCGTCTCCCGCGCCGACGCGCAGCTTCGCGCGCTCGCCGCGACCATCGACGACGAGGAGGCGCTCCCGGAGGAACTCCAGGGCGCCGAGGCGCCGAGCCAGCCCGCCACGGACGCCGACGAGGACGAACAGACTGACGACGAGGACACGGAAGCCGAGGCCGACGCCGAGGAGCCCGACGACGATGACGACGACGAGGGCGACGCCGGCGAGGGTCTGGGCGCGATGTTCGGATAACGACGACGACGGAGATTCACAACAATGGAATACGTTTACGCTGCACTCATCCTGAACGAGACGGACGAAGAGATCAACGAGGACAACGTCACGGCGGTGCTCGAGGCCGCCGGCGTCGACGTCGAGGAGTCCCGCGTCAAGGCGCTCGTCGCCGCGCTGGAGGACGTCGACATCGAGGAGGCCATCGAGACGGCCGCCGCCGCGCCCGCAGCGGGTGCCGCGGGCGGCGCCGCCGGTGGCGCCGAGGAGGCCGACGAGGACGAGGAAGAGGAGGCCGAGGAGGCCGACGCCGAGGAGGAGGAAGCCGGCGACGACGACGACGAGGAAGCCTCGGGCGAGGGCCTGGGCGAGCTGTTCGGCTGAAGCGGCACCCGGTCGCCGCTGAAGTGTTCGGCTGAAGCGGCACTCGACACCCGAAAACCGATTTTCTTCGCGTTCGACGACCACCAGCGGCGAGGCCGAACGCTTATATCCGAAAGCGGGACCACTCCGCCGCGATGGTTCCCGCCCTCCCCCCGGCGACGCTGCTGCCGCTCGCGTACACCCTCGCCGGCTGCGGGCTCGGCACGGTGAGCGGCCTGCTCCCGGGTCTGCACGCGAACAACTTCGCGCTGTTGCTGGCAGCGACGGCTCCGGCGCTCGACGCGCCGCCGCTCGCGCTCGGCTGTGCGATGCTCTCGGCGGGGCTCGTTCACACGTTCCTCGACGTGGTGCCGGCGCTCGCACTCGGCGTTCCCGACGCCGCGATGGCCGCCAGCGCGTTACCGGGACATCGCCTCGTGATCGAGGGGCGGGGACGCGAGGCGCTCCGACTGTCCGTGGTCGGCAGCGGGAGCGCAGTCCTGCTGGCCGTCCCAGTGGCAGTGCCGCTCACCGCCGCGATGGAGGTCGCGTACCCGACGCTTCGCGGCTGGCTGCCGGTGCTCCTCGTCGGCGTCCTGATCGCGCTCCTCCTGACGGAACCGTCGTGGATGGCACGCGGCGCGGCCGCCGTCGCCGTCGCGCTTGCGACTGGCCTCGGCACCGTCACACTGGAGATGACACCGTCCGGACCGCTTCCGGCCGGCGGGGTGCTCGCGCCGCTGTTCGCCGGGCTGTTCGGGGCACCGATCCTCCTCGACGCGCTAGACGGCGGAGGAATCCCGCCACAGGCCGACGCCAGAATCGCGCTGGAGCGACGTGCGACCGGCGTCGCCGCCGTCGCCGGCACCGGCGCGGGTGCGGCGGTCGGCTACCTGCCGGGCGTCTCCGCTGGCGTCGCGTCGACGCTCGCGCTGCCGTTCGCCGGCGGCGACGACCCTGCGAGGGAGTACCTCGTCGCCACGAGCGGCGCGAACACCGCGACCGCCGTCTTCGCGCTGTTCGCGTTCACGGCGCTCGGGACGCCGCGGTCGGGCGTCCTCGTGGCGATGTCGGACGTCGGCGTTCCGGCCAGGCTCCCGCCGCTGCTGGTGTCGGTCGCCGTCGCGGCAGCCGTCGGCGTGGCGGGAGTGCTCGTCCTCGGCGACGCGGCGCTGCGAGCGGTCGGCCGCCTGAACCAGCGGGCACTCGTCGGCTGCGTGCTGGTCGGCCTCGTACTCCTCTCCTGGGGGTTTGCCGGCGGAACCGGAATCGTCACCTTCGCGTCCGCGACGGTCGTCGGCTTCGTGCCGTCGAGACTCGGGTGTAAGCGAGTCCACCTGATGGCAGTGCTCGTCGGGCCGCTCGCGCTGGGATCCTGATCACCGGAGGGCGGTGAAAGACAACCGTTAAAAGCCGCGCGCCGGTCCGTGTAGGTATGAGCGAGGCAGAGCAGGCGTCCGAACGACGCTGCGTCTCCTGTGGCGTCAACGTCGCGGGCATGAGCGCGGCGGCGTTCAAGTGCCCGGACTGTGGCACCCGCATCTTCCGCTGTGCGAAGTGCCGGAAGCAGAGCAACCTCTACGAGTGTCCCGACTGCGGCTTCCGGGGGCCCTGACATGGGGAAGGTCGCGGCCAAGATGAAGGTCATGCCGGACAGCCCGGAACTCGACCTCGACGACCTGCAGGACAAACTCGAGGCGTCCCTCCCCGAGGGTGCCGAGATCCGGACGGTCGACCGCGAGGAGGTCGCGTTCGGGCTCGTGGCGATGCTCCCGATGGTCGTCGTCCCCGACGGCTCCGGCGGCACCGAGGCCGTCGAGGAGGCGTTCTCGCAGGTCGAGGGCATCGAGAGCGTGAAGGTCGAGGAAGTCGGTCGACTGTAACCGGAACGGCTTTTCCGATTTCGCAGGGGTTCGAGCGGCGCCGGCGGCGATTCGTCACCAGTGGGACGTTCACACCGTTACGATTCGAAACGAAACCGGCTGACCGCGTCCCGGTCGGTCCCGATTCCGTGGGAACGTTTAAGCCACGGGGGCGGCCAGTGTTCGCCAGACGTTATCATGGGGCTGTACGAGCGCATCCTGGTTCCGACGGACGGCTCGGACGGCGTCGAACGCGCCATCCAGCACGCGGTCGATCTCGCCGTGGACCACGGCGCGACCCTCCACGCGCTCTACGTCGTCAACTCCGCGTCCTACGCAGGCATGCCGATGGAGTCCTCCTGGGAGGGGATCGACGACATGCTACGGGCCGACGCCGAGGACGCCGTCTCGATGGTGGAGGCGGTCGCCGACGACTTCGACGTGCCGGTCGAGACGGCGATCCTCGACGGGAGCCCCAGCAAGGAGATCGTCCGCTACGCCGAATCCGAGGGCTGTGACCTCGTCGTCATGGGGACCCACGGCCGCGGCGGCATCGATCGACTGTTGCTCGGCAGCGTGGCCGAGAAGGTCGTCCGTAGCTCGTCGGTCCCCGTCCTGACGGTCCGGGTCGACGGCTGAGTCTCGGACCGGCCATCAGCTTCCGGCCGGCCGGAGATGCTCGCAGTCGCCCGCCGTCACCCGGACCTCGCCGTCCTCCGTTTCGACGACGAGCGTGCCCGGGAAGGCGACGTCGACCGCTTCCCCCTCGATGACACCGCCGGGCGTCTCCACTCTCACGTGCCGTCCGAGCGTGACGGCGTGCTCCCGCCAGGCCGGCATGACGGCCGCCGGATCGGTCGTCAGCGCCTCGAACTCCTCGAGCACGCGCTGGACCAGGACTCGCCTGTCGACGTCGCTCCCGAGTTCCGTCGAGAGGCTCGTCGCGGCAGCGTCGGCAGGGAGCGCGTCGGGGTCGACGTTCGCGTTCAGGCCGATGCCGACGACGAGCCACGAGACGCGGTCCGCCTCGCCGCTCATCTCGGTCAGGATGCCACAGAGCTTCCTGCCGCCTCGCGCCTCCGGACCGGGAACCAGCACGTCGTTGGGCCACTTGATCCGGGCGTCGACGCCGGCCTCGCGGCAGGCTCTCGTGACGGCGACGGCGGCGGCGAGGGTGAACGCCGGCGCGTGTGCGGGCGGGACGTCCGGTCTGACCGCCAGCGAGAGCCAGACGCCGCCCGCGGGGGACCGCCACTCACGGTCGAGGCGTCCGCGGGACGCCGTCTGCTCCTCGGCCAGCACGACCACGTCGCCGTCGCCGGACGTCGCGAGCTCTCGGGCGCGGTCGTTCGTCGAGTCGAGTCGGTCGTGGAACTCGACGGCGTAGGGCGCGTCGAGCCCGAACGCGACGCCGGGCCCGTTGTACGGGGGAGCGCCGGTGACGGCGTAGCCGCCCTCCCCGCTCTCGACGTCGAACCCGGCCTCCCGGAGCGCCTCGATGTGCTTCCAGACGGCCGCACGGGAGACGTCGAGTTCGGTTGCGATCGCCGGCCCCTCGACCGGCCCGTCGGCCAGCGCGTCGAGGAGCACCCGACGCGTCGCCGGGAGTTCACCCCCCGTCATCAGTCGTTCGCCGTCGCCCCCTTGCCGTCCACGGTGATGACGGTCGCGTCGAGCTTCTCCCGGAGATACGACTCCACGTCCGGGTCGGAGAACAGTCGCTGGAGGGTCCGTCGCCACCGACTCGCCTGCTTGGCCCCGATGACGACCATGTCGGCAGCCTCGGCGGCGACCTCGTCGAGGATCGTCTCCTCGACGAGGAACCCCTTCCGGACGACGTAGCGCGCCGAGGGAATCGACCCGAACTCCCGCTGGACTGCCCGCTTGAGGTCCGTCCACGTCACCTCGCTGCTGTTCTGGTACAGGTCGACGTGGAGGATGGTGAGCGTGGCGTCACGCTCCTCGGCGATGCGAATCGCCTCCGTGAGCGTGGCTTTCGAGTGCTTCGAGAGCGGGTACCGGACCGGAACGACCACCAGCGTCATTGAGTCTACTGAGTGACCGAACGACTAAACGCTACTCCTCGGTCGGCTCGGTGGCGGCCGTTTCTGCCGATTCCCCGCCCGCGGTCGCCGCGGTCCCGTCCTCTTCGGTCGCGGTCGACACCCGCGTGATCCGTCCATCCACGGTCGGGTCGAGTCCGGCGTCCCGGATGTACTCGGCCAGCGCCTCGTGCTGGATCCCGTGCTCGCCGGCCCGGTGCCGTTGCCCGATGGCGGGAAACTCGTGGTCCGAGTGGAGGATGTACTCCGGCGTCGCTACCAGATACGTCGCGTCCGGGTCGACGGACTCGCCGTCGACGCGCGCCTCCCGGAGTTCGCGCTCGGCGTCGTCCCAGACGACGCGCGCGCCGCTGACGTGGCCGTGCCACCAGTCGGGTTCGCCGAAGTCGACGACCGCGGCCGACATCTGGCGGAACGCGTCGCGGAGTTCCGCGCCGGTGACCTCGGCGGTCACGATCGGTTCCTCGAACGGGATGGTGCTGACCAGATCCGCGAGCGTCACGTCGCCGGCGAGCTCCTCGCCCAGCCGGATGCCGCCTGAGTTCTGGAGCCCCACGTCGGCATCGGCCGCGTGCCGGTAGGCGTCGGCGACGAGGTTGCCGATCCGCGACTCGCCGCCGTGAATCGTCGCCTCGGTTCGCCGGATGGGCTCGGCCGCGTGGCCGACGACCTCATCGAGGCCGGCGGACTCCATCCGCCGGCCGAGCGCGTCCGCGAGGCGGTCGTTCACGGGCCACTCGCCGGGGTCGTGTCGCCTGACCGACGCGCCGTCGTCGGTCACCTCGACTTCGAGCACGGTCCCGCCGTTGACGCCGGGCCGCGTGCAGAGGACGCCGTCGACGCGGTCGACCCGTTCGGTGTGGACGTGGCCCCCGAGGACGAGATCCACGTCGGCCCGGCGCGCGAGGTCGTCGTCGCCGCCGCCGAGATGCGACACCGCGACGACGTGGTCGACGCCCGCGGACCGGAGCGCGGTCGCCGCGCGCGCTGCCGCCTCGTAGGGGTCGGTGAAGGTGAGGTCCGCGGCCATCGGGTTGAGCGAGTCGGTCGCGGGGTCGGTGACGCCCAGGAAGCCGACGTCGACGCCGCCGACCGTCTCGACGGTCCACGGGACGACGCCCTCGGACGCCGCGAACGGCTCCTCGTCGTCGGGGTCGTCGTACACGTTCGCGCTCACCCAGGTCTGGGGGGAGTCGGCGACGATCTCCCGCGTCGCGTCGGGGCCGAAGTCGAAGTCGTGGTTGCCGAACGTCTCGACGGCGGTGTCGACGGCGGCGAAGAAGTCCAGCGCCTGGCGACCGCGCGCGACGAGCGCCAGGACGCCCGGCGCGGTGTCGTCGCCGGCGCCGACGACCAGCGCGTCGGGGCCGTCGAGGTCGGCGATGCAGGCGGCCAGCCGGCCCGCCCGTTCGGGGTCGTCATAGACGTTTTCGACGTCGGAGTAGTGGAGAAGGCGAACCATCTGGAGGTGCCCGGTCGTCCCACCGCGCGGACAAAACGCCATCGGGACGGGACGGGGTTGCCGGTGTCGGGTCATCGCGGTTCTCGCCGTCGGGTCCCGATGCCGGCGAATCGACCCGATTCAGGGGAACGGGTGGAACGCGCGGTCCGGCCGCGGCTCGAACCCCATCGACGCCGCGACCCGCCCGAGCCGGTCACCGAAGAACGGCTCGCCCGTGAACAGCGGCTGTGCCGCCGGCACGAGCACGCGGACGCCCTCGAAGCCCAGCTTCGCCACGTCACGCGTGGTCAGCCGGGCGGCGTACGCGTCCAGCCCCGCGTCGTCGAGTCGCCCGAGCACTGTCTCCAGTTCCGCGGTCCCGGATGCCGGCTCGCCGACGTCGCCCGCGGGAATCGTCGCGGACGGGTCGACGAACGACCGTGCCTCCCCGGGGAACTCGGCGTACGTGCCGATGGCTCCCTCCTCGTCGGCCGCCTGCTCGGTGCCCATCGCGCGCAGTTCCATCCAGTTCTGGAGCGCCTCCGCGGCCGCGTCGGCGGCGGCCGCGCCCGCGTCCAGGTCCGCCGCCGACCCCGCCGCGAACCGCGGCCAGTCCCCATCGCGGTGGACGGCGGCTCCGACCACGGGAACGTCGACGTCCTGGGTGAGCAGCAGCGGCGTGACGTCGAGGTCCTCCGCGCGAGCCCGGGATTCGACCGCCTCGAAGCGCTCGTCGGCGACCTCGAGCCCCAGCGGCTCGAACGTGGAGTACCAGGCCAGCATCGTCGCGTCCCGCTCGATCACCTCGTAGAGCCCCGACAG
Protein-coding regions in this window:
- a CDS encoding Gfo/Idh/MocA family protein, with amino-acid sequence MNDPLTVGMLGYRFMGKAHSNALARLPMFFPDAPDVVRHTLIGRDQDALADAADRFGFEHTATDWRDVVDEVDAFYNLGPNHLHVEPSVAALEAGTHVLCEKPLAPTLDGARELRDAADASEAVAGCAFNYRFVPAIRYAKGLVEAGELGEIRQVRARYLQDWLSDPDAPWAWRMDADLAGSGALGDIGAHSLDLARFLVGDRVGDVDRLSGHLRTFTEERPAPDSGEMKPVTVDDAYSAQVAFENGATGTFEGSRVAQGHKNDHSIAVHGTEGSIRFSLERLNELEVLTGDARGYETVLVTEESDPYVDAWWPPGHVLGWEHTFVHENYEFLSAVREGEAFSPSFDEAFEVQKLLSAVQRSDESGEWVAP
- a CDS encoding 50S ribosomal protein L11, whose amino-acid sequence is MAGTIEVLVPGGEANPGPPLGPELGPTPVDVQAVVGDINDRTAAFDGMEVPVTVEYDDDGSFTIDVGVPPTSELIKDEAGFETGSGEPHENFVADLSVEQLKKVAEQKQSDLLAYDVKNAAKEVAGTCVTLGVTIEGEDARTFKERVDSGEYDDVLGAEEAAA
- a CDS encoding 50S ribosomal protein L10, translated to MSSSEPRKTETIPQWKREEVEELVEFLERYSSVGVVGVTGIPSRQLQAMRRDLHGNAELRMSRNTLSARALEEVDDGLEELVDHVTGEVGLIGTNDNPFGLFKQLEASKTPAPINAGEVAPNDIVIPEGDTGVDPGPFVGELQQAGADARIQDGSIQVLSDSTVLEEGEVVDDTLAGVLTELGVEPKEVGLDLKAVFSEGVLFEPDELAIDVDQYRSDIQSAAAAGRNVSVNAAYPTTRTAGALLGKAAGEAKSVGLQAAIEDEELMPDLVSRADAQLRALAATIDDEEALPEELQGAEAPSQPATDADEDEQTDDEDTEAEADAEEPDDDDDDEGDAGEGLGAMFG
- a CDS encoding 50S ribosomal protein L1, which translates into the protein MADSIEDAVSQALEDAPPRNFRETVDLAINLRDLDLNDPSNRVDDEVVLPSGTGQDTRIVVIAEGETALRAEDVADDVLSGDDLQDLAGEENEAKDLADETDFFIAEADMMQDVASNLGRILGPRGKMPTPLQPDDDVVETVNRMKNTVQLRSRDRRTFHTRVGAQDMSAEDIASNVDVIIRRLEADLEKGPLNLDGVYVKTTMGPSVEVPV
- the rpl12p gene encoding 50S ribosomal protein P1; this translates as MEYVYAALILNETDEEINEDNVTAVLEAAGVDVEESRVKALVAALEDVDIEEAIETAAAAPAAGAAGGAAGGAEEADEDEEEEAEEADAEEEEAGDDDDEEASGEGLGELFG
- a CDS encoding Gfo/Idh/MocA family protein — its product is MTRDRSVRIGIIGLGGIGTYHAERLTEGDATLVGGMDVDAGARAEFAERFAAETFADESDLYDGVDAVLVTTPNRFHEQYAVSALEAGLDVLLEKPLAHTLDSAEAIAAAAETAEGFCMVGFNNRFAAAAEVLTHYREEGRFGDVRHVEANFVRRRGIPGRGSWFTSKGASGGGALIDVGVHAIDLAMHFLDFPDVEEVTGTTRSEFGNREEYAYVDMWGEDDGPDGFDVDDSVSAFVRGTDDETLSLEAAWATNRPPSNDFYVRGTEGGAHLDRETGELTLYESGTGGSHHLTNTEVSTREVDTHQAEQAAFIRAVEAGEPPERNTVQQALVVQRIIDAIYRSSETGQAVQLHSEDVPAAREPVEAAQVD
- a CDS encoding aldo/keto reductase; protein product: MRYTTLGRTGLEVSRLCLGCMNFGSEQPWMMNDRAASVDLIHEALDAGINFLDTANVYSTGESEEIVGEAIDSTNRDELVLATKVYGDMREGPNGGGLSRKHVIDQCEASLDRLGVEYVDLYQLHRWDETTPIEETLDALDHLIESGHVRYVGASTMTAYRLTKALYASDVEDYGRFVCIQPEYSAVARHEEENMLRVAEGEGLGVIPWSPLAGGFLTGKYERDSGPAEGTRGAASESVRSYFTDENWAVLDAIRSVAAEEDATPAQVALAWLLDRDVVTAPIIGPKSSTQLRDDLGALDVSLSEEQRSEIASQKRPRYPKP
- a CDS encoding sugar phosphate isomerase/epimerase family protein — its product is MDIGVLTVPLGTESRPDAFEYLSGLGVDAVELGVGGHPGQGHADRERLLESREARESLRSDLADHDLRVSALATHNNPLHPDGETASEADRELREAIELAAELDVGTVTCFSGLPAGGPNDEVPNWITAPWPTEHADALAYQWEVAEEYWSEVGAHAEAHGVDVGIEMHPNMLVYEPHGMLKLRERTSDRIGTNFDPSHLYWQGIDVTAAIRLLGERDAIHHVHAKDTRVYEENAREKGVLDTTDYLAEADRSWIFRSVGYGHGEEHWKDVVSTLRMVGYDGALSIEHEDSLTSSREGLEKAVDLLGRAVFETTPGEAHWTE